Proteins found in one Mangifera indica cultivar Alphonso chromosome 15, CATAS_Mindica_2.1, whole genome shotgun sequence genomic segment:
- the LOC123197467 gene encoding uncharacterized protein LOC123197467, translated as MKGQFRPCFDLTLDPLFAEEKAVIFVTIHNVKTNKKLLLLLLNRPPKPDQSTLPRSSSNHRIINNCYTSKYSSSLILSRHRSGSSWFSVVYIKAFDPCTLLLLQNQLQIGFVLLCLLVLVLEGIKSSGKRRVEAKQKVKKMGRTLDALLRRNFKASKFKTIVKLAVSRDAIMKNQRQARYSYARSDVIQLLTLGHHEEALLRVEYVITEENMLDVLVMIENYCHLLIERVMLFQKNKECPEELREAVSSLIFASSRCGEFPELLKIREMLTMRFGKEFAARAIELRNNSAVNPKIVQKLSSRRPSLESRLKVLKEISAEIGITLHLEEDVLAAVKEPKQQEPKESANFDDVKLGDDPQSFSMEFGLDEKLPESVKTREKYRDVGAAALDAFESAAYAAAAARAAIELSRSESQDYDSDDDGGSSHLHGACSESNLQSDKYAVREGDEGSSDGLDFDKNHPVDNLGSESGGKDLAENSDEIHLKELEENDRNAGGAFILKQYPGSESENDEEENEVASDKDDDTEKNEANRQWQTNNELDSNRKPSLPMITHEYNRVNNGDDHQCLAVEEINNKHSHPSEKLDSPETKECPMIKAMERKYRMTNTQGLNFRKQLHEQNSNTDWKQFSKRTIPAQRI; from the exons ATGAAAGGGCAGTTCCGTCCGTGTTTCGATTTGACCCTTGACCCCCTCTTTGCTGAAGAAAAAGCGGTCATTTTTGTGACCATTCACAACGTGAAAACCAACAAgaaacttcttcttcttcttctcaataGGCCACCAAAACCTGACCAAAGTACTTTGCCACGTTCAAGTTCAAACCACAGGATTATAAACAACTGTTACACGTCAAAATATTCATCCTCTTTGATACTATCCAGACACCGTTCAGGATCCAGCTGGTTTTCTgttgtatatataaaagcatTTGATCCTTGCACGCTTTTGCTACTGCAAAACCAGTTGCAAATTGGGTTTGTTTTGCTTTGtcttttggttttggttttggagGGTATTAAGAGCAGTGGCAAGAGAAGAGTTGAAGCAAAACAAAAAGTGAAGAAGATGGGGAGGACGCTTGATGCGTTGCTTAGAAGGAATTTCAAAGCCTCTAAATTTAAAACCATCGTTAAGCTTGCTGTTTCAAGAGATGCTATAATGAAGAACCAGCGCCAAGCTCGATATTCGTATGCCAGGTCTGATGTTATCCAGCTACTTACCCTCGGCCACCATGAAGAAGCTCTTCTTCGT GTTGAGTATGTGATTACAGAGGAGAACATGTTGGATGTGCTTGTTATGATAGAAAATTACTGCCACCTACTGATCGAAAGAGTCATGCTCTTTCAAAAGAACAA GGAATGTCCTGAAGAGCTGAGGGAGGCAGTATCAAGCTTGATCTTTGCATCTTCGAGGTGTGGGGAGTTTCCTGAGTTGCTGAAAATTCGAGAGATGTTAACGATGAGGTTTGGGAAAGAATTTGCTGCTCGAGCTATTGAATTGCGCAACAACAGTGCAGTTAATCCTAAG ATTGTGCAGAAGTTGTCGTCGCGACGGCCTAGCTTGGAAAGCAGATTGAAGGTGCTGAAGGAGATTTCTGCTGAGATTGGTATCACTCTGCACTTGGAGGAAGATGTTCTTGCTGCTGTCAAG GAACCAAAGCAACAGGAGCCTAAGGAATCGGCTAACTTTGATGATGTGAAGCTTGGAGACGATCCACAGAGTTTCTCCATGGAGTTCGGCCTAGATGAGAAGTTACCTGAATCTGTGAAAACAAGAGAGAAATATAGAGATGTAGGTGCAGCTGCTCTAGATGCTTTTGAATCAGCTGCTTATGCGGCAGCGGCTGCAAGGGCTGCTATTGAACTCTCAAGATCTGAATCACAAGACTATGATTCAGATGATGACGGTGGTTCCAGTCATCTACACGGTGCTTGTTCTGAATCTAACCTTCAAAGTGACAAATATGCAGTCAGAGAGGGAGATGAGGGTTCAAGCGATGGATTGGATTTCGACAAAAACCACCCCGTGGACAACCTTGGCTCAGAATCAGGAGGCAAAGACTTAGCTGAAAATAGTGATGAGATTCATCTCAAAGAATTGGAAGAAAATGACAGAAATGCTGGAGGAGCATTCATTTTGAAACAGTATCCAGGTTCAGAGTCAGAAAATGATGAGGAGGAAAACGAAGTAGCTTCAGATAAAGATGATGACACTGAAAAGAATGAAGCGAATAGACAATGGCAAACAAATAATGAATTGGATTCTAACAGAAAACCAAGCTTGCCCATGATCACACACGAATATAACAGAGTGAATAATGGAGATGACCATCAATGTCTCGCAGTCGAGGAAATAAATAACAAGCATTCTCACCCATCAGAAAAACTGGATTCACCAGAAACTAAAGAGTGTCCGATGATAAAAGCTATGGAGAGGAAATATAGGATGACGAACACACAAGGGttgaattttagaaaacaattaCATGAACAGAATTCAAACACAGACTGGAAGCAATTTTCAAAGAGGACTATACCAGCTCAGAGGATCTGA